One genomic region from Cetobacterium somerae encodes:
- a CDS encoding TolC family protein: protein MIKVLFLLLIMNISIFSKTLNTAVILENNDEISNTYLNILKDELTKNFAGTNFQPNIIKVLYVDNQTLENQLNSINLDNKIDSLFILTDTSIDKIKNLNKNKFYSAPLGFGKNLEKLPNNLNYVYSDLDLKNYLQIFNNVNGVNEIDIFISNMSEVNITNLSKNININNLKINIYKADEKKIKESKNPIFLISFNENFNKYAYVGIDMKKEFSKRIRAASLNYMLYKTNNRLGKVVEVNEPRENIFFNGDVANKLGLYPNLIFLQNISNLKISEKDRIKLTLKNAVERALNSNFSLLKSKQDLETSSYNVKISNSSRLPQLNANMQYNAIDKKTSNFKMGAPTNSVSSYLELSQVIFNDQLNASVQIEKLALDSSRKQYEQTKLNILYYTASTYVNILQLNAQLDIQKSNYALLKESLEIAKLNYKVGAGGLQDVYRLESDVASSLANIANIGSEIKNQEIYLNTLLNLPTDNSYNYESLKDVSTYFVLSDSFNKNFSYGSDRSKKIENFLVQGAISNSNSLASLNNNIKAKERELSANKRERFLPKVSAAGKYYKDNMITPWGENSNKKFPDEYWEAGIVATLPLISGGEIYYNSKKIESEIQSLEYSWADSKNNLVQQVLQTYTELLSNYVQNYSTSTSSTVAKKNLDIVRNLYSEGTITVTDLLSAQNNALSQELNNVIQNFNLINSALKLENLYGKSSITMTSDEKLEILNNLNEVLEK, encoded by the coding sequence GTGATCAAAGTTTTATTTTTATTACTTATAATGAATATTTCTATTTTTTCTAAAACACTTAATACTGCAGTTATTTTAGAAAATAATGATGAAATATCAAATACTTACTTAAATATTCTAAAAGATGAACTAACTAAAAATTTTGCTGGTACTAATTTTCAGCCGAATATAATAAAAGTTCTATATGTTGATAATCAAACTCTAGAAAATCAACTAAATTCTATTAATTTAGATAATAAAATTGATAGTCTTTTTATTTTAACTGATACTTCTATCGATAAAATAAAAAATTTAAACAAAAATAAATTTTATTCTGCACCTTTAGGTTTTGGAAAAAATTTAGAAAAATTACCAAATAATTTAAATTATGTCTACAGTGATTTAGATTTAAAAAACTATCTTCAAATCTTTAATAATGTAAATGGAGTAAATGAAATCGATATTTTTATTTCAAATATGAGTGAAGTAAACATTACTAACTTATCTAAAAATATTAATATAAACAATTTAAAAATTAATATATATAAAGCTGACGAAAAGAAAATAAAAGAAAGTAAAAATCCTATATTTTTAATATCGTTCAATGAAAATTTTAATAAATATGCTTATGTTGGTATTGATATGAAAAAGGAATTTTCAAAACGTATTAGAGCTGCATCATTAAATTATATGCTTTATAAAACTAACAATAGATTGGGCAAAGTAGTTGAAGTCAATGAACCTAGAGAAAATATTTTTTTTAATGGAGATGTAGCTAACAAACTTGGACTATATCCAAATCTTATTTTTTTACAAAATATTTCAAATTTAAAAATATCTGAAAAAGATAGAATTAAACTTACATTAAAAAATGCAGTTGAAAGAGCATTAAATTCAAATTTTTCACTTTTAAAATCTAAACAAGATTTAGAAACTAGTTCTTATAATGTGAAAATTTCTAATAGTTCAAGATTACCTCAGTTGAATGCAAATATGCAATATAATGCTATTGATAAAAAAACAAGTAATTTTAAGATGGGAGCTCCTACAAATAGTGTAAGCTCATATTTAGAACTTTCTCAAGTTATTTTCAATGATCAACTTAATGCTTCTGTTCAAATTGAAAAACTTGCACTTGATTCTAGTAGAAAACAATATGAACAGACAAAGTTAAATATTTTATATTATACAGCATCTACTTATGTCAATATACTTCAATTAAATGCTCAACTAGATATTCAAAAAAGTAACTACGCTCTTTTAAAAGAAAGTTTAGAGATTGCTAAATTAAATTATAAAGTAGGTGCTGGTGGTCTTCAAGATGTTTATAGACTTGAATCTGATGTTGCAAGTTCCTTAGCAAATATAGCTAATATCGGAAGTGAAATCAAAAATCAAGAGATTTATCTAAACACTCTTTTAAATTTACCAACAGATAATAGTTATAATTACGAGTCATTAAAAGATGTATCTACTTATTTTGTTTTAAGTGATTCATTCAATAAAAATTTTTCATATGGATCTGATAGATCTAAAAAGATAGAAAATTTTCTTGTTCAAGGAGCTATTTCAAATTCTAACTCTTTAGCATCTTTAAATAATAATATAAAAGCTAAAGAAAGAGAATTATCTGCTAATAAAAGAGAACGATTTTTACCAAAGGTTTCTGCAGCAGGAAAATATTATAAAGATAATATGATTACACCATGGGGAGAAAATTCTAATAAAAAATTCCCAGATGAATATTGGGAAGCTGGAATAGTTGCAACATTACCTCTTATTTCTGGTGGTGAAATATATTATAACTCTAAAAAAATAGAAAGTGAAATTCAATCTTTAGAATATTCTTGGGCAGATTCAAAAAATAATTTAGTTCAGCAAGTTTTACAAACTTATACTGAACTTTTAAGTAATTATGTTCAAAATTATTCAACTTCAACTTCTTCAACTGTAGCTAAGAAAAATTTAGATATAGTACGAAATCTTTACTCTGAAGGTACAATCACTGTTACAGATTTACTTTCGGCACAAAATAATGCACTTTCTCAAGAATTAAATAATGTTATTCAAAATTTTAATCTAATTAATTCAGCATTAAAATTAGAAAATCTTTATGGTAAATCGTCAATTACAATGACTTCTGATGAAAAATTAGAAATATTAAATAATTTAAATGAAGTACTAGAAAAATAG
- a CDS encoding efflux RND transporter permease subunit, giving the protein MSLTELTIKNKVTAYLLFILLLIVGYVSYDKSEKAEDPGFTIKVALITTNWPGANAKQVGDLVSKRIADQVQNMDALDYVESKNVDGQSNVYVNIKSEYKDLQPVWQELRDRINTFVVPYLPTGVQTPQINTYFGDVYGTLLALGGDGYTYEELYETATKLKETLLFAVPQIGRIDISGVQSQTIYVDIDNKLLSQTGITLQTILTTLNNSNIIIKGGDIVINEDRLKINPTGNFESIEDIKNTVITSNDGKESIYLKEIANIYKGYQDPSPYSIDFNGNNAITLGVSLGSGEDILVMSNGIQNTLKEFKKNLPIGLEIGEIYYQPDLVQVKVTSFIANLFQAVITIVLVMLAFLGIRSGLIVAALTPTSIAFTLIGLYYMDYGINQITLAGLIIALGMLVDNAVVMSENIIVLLENGKGRMEACLESAKTLAIPLLVSSITTIMAFSPIILNKEDMGQYVGPLTIVVMLALIGSWLINQTLIPLLCYDFIKIKAGEKQDLNSKPYLIYRNILLTVLKNKKITLIGTAISFILGLWLLGLVPNNFMPASTDPVMSTYIRLPKGTDINFTRKVVKDANNFISKNYSTGDQEPLSPTLWDYITTGGTTLVYKKPGVLSWGSFIGGGAPRFSTGYTPETRLTEYAYIMYNLTDYTLIPKISTEINTYLKNKYPSIDIVTKGLGSGVTLEKDLGYVLTSNDITLLKKCANELKNKLNNTPGAYSISDAWGNEVPDISIEINQEKAQAAGFNNDTIGKDLQFVLQGYNATIFRDFNAPPQSTIIPIVLRGKNTYKNDIKSIESIELINSSGKAVPLKQIANIKLDFRQNYISTRNMAYSIEIDAAVKDDTTPLEVNKLVEPWLEEKLKEWGPNIKYYPSGIMKTSKENQDALFAQVPFAILMMFVLVVGQFNSMKKGLTIMLVIPLSLLGIAIGLLITNTQLGFMAMIGIISLAGVVLNHAIILVDKMTIEKEELKRSDQDAIVFGCQSRLRPIFLTVATTLVGLMPLYFFGGPLFQPLAVVLIFGLATDTVLALGVIPVIYATFYKVNFKNYEYDENKLIIK; this is encoded by the coding sequence ATGAGTTTAACAGAATTAACCATAAAGAACAAAGTTACAGCTTATTTATTATTTATTCTTCTTTTAATAGTTGGATACGTATCTTACGATAAGTCAGAAAAAGCCGAAGATCCTGGTTTCACAATTAAAGTAGCATTGATTACAACTAATTGGCCTGGAGCAAACGCAAAACAAGTTGGTGATTTAGTTAGTAAGAGAATTGCTGATCAAGTTCAAAATATGGATGCTCTTGACTATGTCGAATCCAAAAATGTTGATGGACAATCAAATGTATATGTAAATATAAAAAGTGAATACAAAGATTTACAGCCTGTTTGGCAAGAGTTAAGAGATAGAATTAATACTTTCGTTGTTCCTTATTTGCCAACTGGAGTCCAAACACCACAAATAAATACATATTTTGGTGATGTGTATGGAACTCTTTTAGCATTAGGTGGAGATGGGTATACATATGAAGAGCTTTATGAAACTGCAACAAAATTAAAAGAAACACTTTTATTTGCTGTTCCACAAATTGGAAGAATTGATATAAGTGGAGTTCAAAGTCAAACTATATATGTTGATATCGACAATAAACTCCTTTCACAAACTGGAATTACCTTACAAACTATTCTTACAACTTTAAATAATTCTAATATTATTATCAAGGGTGGGGATATTGTTATCAATGAAGATAGATTAAAAATAAATCCAACTGGTAATTTTGAAAGTATAGAAGATATTAAAAATACCGTTATTACAAGTAATGATGGAAAAGAAAGTATTTACCTTAAAGAAATTGCTAATATCTATAAAGGATATCAAGACCCATCACCATATTCAATAGATTTCAATGGGAATAATGCAATTACTTTGGGAGTTTCTTTAGGATCTGGTGAAGATATTTTAGTTATGAGTAATGGAATTCAAAATACTTTAAAAGAGTTCAAAAAAAATCTTCCTATAGGTTTAGAAATAGGTGAAATTTATTATCAACCTGATTTAGTGCAAGTAAAAGTTACCTCTTTTATTGCTAATCTTTTTCAAGCTGTAATTACAATAGTTCTTGTTATGCTAGCATTTTTAGGAATTAGATCTGGTCTTATAGTTGCTGCTCTTACTCCAACATCAATCGCATTTACTTTAATTGGTTTATACTATATGGATTATGGTATTAATCAAATTACCTTGGCTGGTCTTATAATTGCTCTTGGAATGTTAGTAGATAATGCTGTTGTTATGTCTGAAAATATTATTGTTCTTTTAGAAAATGGAAAAGGAAGAATGGAAGCTTGCTTAGAATCTGCTAAAACTCTTGCTATTCCTTTACTTGTAAGTTCTATAACAACAATAATGGCATTTTCGCCTATTATTTTGAATAAAGAGGACATGGGACAATATGTTGGACCATTAACAATAGTTGTTATGTTAGCTTTAATTGGATCATGGCTTATAAATCAAACTTTGATTCCATTGCTTTGCTATGATTTTATTAAAATAAAAGCTGGAGAAAAACAAGACTTAAATAGTAAACCATATCTAATATATAGAAATATTCTTTTAACAGTTCTAAAAAATAAAAAGATAACTCTTATTGGAACTGCTATTTCATTTATTTTAGGACTTTGGCTACTTGGGCTTGTTCCAAACAATTTTATGCCAGCTTCAACTGATCCTGTTATGTCAACATACATAAGATTACCTAAAGGTACTGACATAAACTTTACAAGAAAAGTGGTTAAAGATGCCAATAATTTTATATCTAAGAATTATTCGACTGGAGATCAAGAACCACTATCTCCAACGCTTTGGGACTACATAACAACTGGTGGAACAACTTTAGTTTATAAAAAACCTGGAGTTTTAAGTTGGGGGTCTTTTATAGGAGGTGGAGCTCCAAGATTCTCTACAGGATATACTCCTGAAACTCGTTTAACTGAATACGCTTATATAATGTATAATTTAACTGATTATACTCTAATTCCTAAAATAAGTACTGAAATAAACACTTACTTAAAAAATAAATATCCAAGTATTGATATTGTTACCAAAGGTTTAGGAAGTGGAGTTACTTTAGAAAAAGATTTAGGATATGTTTTAACATCAAATGATATTACACTTCTTAAAAAATGTGCTAACGAACTTAAAAATAAACTTAATAATACTCCTGGTGCATACTCTATCTCAGATGCTTGGGGTAATGAAGTACCTGATATTAGTATAGAAATAAATCAAGAAAAAGCTCAAGCAGCTGGATTTAATAACGATACAATTGGAAAAGATTTACAATTTGTTCTACAAGGTTATAATGCTACTATTTTTAGAGATTTCAATGCTCCTCCTCAAAGCACAATCATTCCTATTGTATTAAGAGGAAAAAATACTTATAAAAATGATATTAAATCTATTGAATCTATTGAGTTAATAAACTCTTCTGGAAAAGCAGTTCCTTTAAAACAGATTGCTAATATAAAATTAGATTTTAGACAAAATTATATTTCTACAAGAAATATGGCTTACTCTATCGAAATTGATGCAGCTGTTAAAGATGACACTACCCCTTTAGAGGTTAATAAACTCGTAGAACCATGGCTAGAAGAAAAACTAAAAGAATGGGGTCCTAATATAAAGTATTATCCATCTGGAATAATGAAAACATCTAAAGAAAATCAAGATGCATTATTTGCACAAGTTCCTTTTGCGATACTTATGATGTTTGTTTTAGTTGTAGGACAATTTAATTCTATGAAAAAAGGATTAACTATAATGCTTGTTATTCCATTATCTCTTTTAGGAATTGCTATTGGTCTTCTAATTACAAATACGCAACTAGGATTTATGGCTATGATTGGAATTATATCCTTAGCTGGGGTTGTTTTAAATCATGCAATTATTTTAGTTGATAAAATGACAATTGAAAAAGAAGAGTTAAAAAGAAGTGATCAAGATGCAATCGTATTTGGATGTCAATCTAGACTTAGACCTATATTCCTAACTGTTGCAACTACTTTAGTTGGACTTATGCCTCTATACTTTTTCGGTGGGCCTCTTTTTCAACCATTAGCCGTTGTATTAATCTTTGGTTTAGCAACAGACACAGTTTTAGCTCTAGGAGTTATTCCAGTTATTTATGCAACTTTCTATAAAGTTAATTTTAAAAATTATGAATACGATGAAAATAAATTAATTATAAAATAA
- a CDS encoding helix-turn-helix domain-containing protein, translated as MFLNKKSLNILNLFLSLKRYSYSELETVLKIKKRSITMNINTVNSFLHNHNINGILKEDEIFYIDEKEILKIKDLLSHAPFSPIERRDYILLKLFFTNKVILSNSFIELDITRRTLNYDLERIKEYLIKYKLKLESLPSKGVFLIGNEINIRFLFASYLTKYFVERDSCHNLFINLINSIFSKKEVSLAKKIVLNLINKMNISLPPEDFFKIVSIILIHSFREINFPCSYEEYRTSQVLLENKYYNKVINFLKTHGLEELKIYELDTIAELLLSLDIERYTMNIENEVNLFLKNLEFKLNITIPKEQDFLMQVSNAIRIGKFKAELNFLEHKELHKLDREYKKYYVEINNVIKEIIPKFYLEDIIYLTILIKNSVDMNDLEHKKPKNIAIIDNSFNHIYGKMLLKYIKGNYYVNILKILDNYQLKDFLKNENEIDFILTLNDINIKKTKVPTIKMDFKYILNNVCELEKHGFLKK; from the coding sequence ATGTTTTTAAATAAAAAATCATTGAATATTTTAAATTTGTTTTTAAGTTTAAAGAGGTACAGTTATTCAGAATTAGAAACAGTTCTGAAAATAAAGAAAAGATCAATAACAATGAATATAAATACAGTAAATAGTTTTTTACATAACCATAATATAAATGGAATACTGAAAGAGGATGAAATTTTTTATATCGACGAGAAAGAAATTTTAAAAATAAAAGATTTATTATCACATGCACCTTTTAGTCCTATTGAAAGAAGAGACTATATTTTATTAAAACTTTTTTTTACTAATAAAGTGATATTAAGTAATAGTTTTATTGAATTAGATATCACAAGAAGAACGTTAAACTATGATTTAGAAAGAATAAAAGAATATTTAATAAAGTATAAGCTTAAATTAGAAAGTTTACCTTCAAAAGGAGTTTTTCTCATTGGAAATGAAATAAATATAAGATTTTTATTTGCAAGTTATTTAACTAAGTATTTTGTAGAAAGAGATAGTTGTCATAATCTATTTATTAATTTGATTAACAGCATTTTTTCTAAAAAAGAGGTGAGTCTAGCTAAAAAGATAGTTTTAAATCTAATAAATAAAATGAATATTTCCCTTCCACCAGAAGATTTTTTTAAAATTGTTTCAATAATTTTGATTCATTCGTTTAGAGAGATTAATTTTCCATGTTCATACGAGGAATATAGAACTTCTCAGGTTTTATTGGAAAATAAATATTATAATAAAGTTATAAATTTTTTAAAAACTCATGGATTGGAGGAGTTAAAAATATACGAGTTAGATACAATAGCGGAACTTCTTTTATCATTAGATATTGAAAGATATACAATGAATATTGAGAATGAAGTAAATTTATTTTTAAAAAATCTTGAATTTAAATTAAATATAACTATTCCAAAAGAACAAGATTTTTTAATGCAAGTTTCTAATGCAATAAGAATAGGAAAGTTTAAAGCAGAATTAAATTTTTTAGAGCATAAAGAGCTACATAAATTAGATAGAGAATATAAAAAATATTATGTAGAAATAAATAATGTAATTAAAGAAATTATTCCTAAATTTTATTTAGAGGATATCATATACTTAACTATACTTATAAAAAATAGTGTAGATATGAATGACTTAGAACATAAAAAACCAAAAAATATAGCAATAATAGATAACTCTTTTAATCATATTTATGGAAAAATGTTATTAAAATATATAAAAGGAAATTATTATGTAAACATTTTAAAGATATTGGATAATTATCAATTAAAAGATTTTTTAAAAAATGAAAATGAAATAGATTTCATATTAACTTTAAATGATATAAATATAAAAAAGACAAAAGTTCCAACGATAAAGATGGATTTTAAGTATATATTAAATAATGTTTGCGAACTAGAGAAACATGGTTTTTTAAAAAAATAA
- a CDS encoding carbohydrate ABC transporter permease, whose protein sequence is MKKRAMYILLIISGIVVFFPIIYSLVASFMTTKDIMSGKILPSQINFINYKDLLQNIPILQFFFNSLITSIVAMIFQIIICSLTAYALVFIEFKEKKIVFLLVMCSIFIPWEAIFIPNYFIILKMRLLNTKLGIILPFLANGLGIFLMVQQFKTLNKSLIEAAKIDGCSHGFIYLKIVLPLSKGILSTWGIYSFLNVWNMYLWPLMISTRPESRTIQIGLKMIKSEEGTNFGVLMAAVVIVIIPSLIVLFLGQSQLEKGMTSGAVKE, encoded by the coding sequence ATGAAAAAAAGAGCTATGTATATATTACTTATTATTTCTGGAATTGTAGTATTTTTTCCAATAATTTATTCTTTAGTAGCTAGTTTTATGACAACTAAAGATATAATGAGTGGAAAGATTCTGCCATCACAAATAAATTTTATAAACTATAAAGATTTACTTCAAAATATTCCAATACTTCAGTTTTTCTTTAATAGTTTAATAACATCAATAGTTGCAATGATTTTTCAAATTATCATATGTAGTTTAACAGCTTATGCTTTAGTTTTTATTGAATTTAAAGAAAAAAAGATAGTATTTTTATTAGTGATGTGTTCAATATTTATACCGTGGGAAGCTATATTCATTCCAAATTATTTTATAATTTTAAAAATGAGATTATTAAATACAAAATTAGGAATTATATTACCATTTTTAGCAAATGGATTAGGAATATTTTTAATGGTTCAGCAATTCAAAACATTAAATAAATCTCTGATTGAAGCTGCTAAAATTGATGGATGTAGCCATGGATTTATATATTTAAAAATAGTATTACCTTTATCTAAAGGAATTTTAAGCACTTGGGGAATTTATTCTTTTTTAAATGTTTGGAACATGTATTTATGGCCATTAATGATATCAACAAGACCAGAGTCAAGAACAATTCAAATTGGATTAAAAATGATAAAATCAGAAGAAGGTACAAATTTTGGTGTTTTAATGGCAGCTGTAGTTATAGTAATAATACCATCTTTAATAGTATTATTTTTAGGTCAAAGTCAACTTGAAAAGGGAATGACATCTGGAGCAGTAAAAGAATAA
- a CDS encoding ABC transporter substrate-binding protein, whose product MNLKNLVVLGLTISTVIFAKEKVVFWHSMSGQLQNSLNKIVTDYNNSQNNIEIEAIYQGSYEETISKFKAISGTKEAPALIQMNDISTAFMYKSGAITPIEKFIKEDNFNVNNLEDALLNYYRIGGELYSMPFNSSTAILIYNKDAFKEVGLDPNSPPRNYSEYAEYSKKLTKKNSNGSIERYGSAMIMYGWFIEQFLANDNKLYVNKENGRMGETPTEVTYEKDLPQILEWLREMYKEDSATSYGREWDSTRTAFASGKVAMYLDSSAGIKGIINNSNFEVGTGFIPNANGEFNGSVVGGASLWITNSSDNATQKAAWDFIKYATSKDVQTYWSINTGYYPVNRGSYETSEMKENMEKYPQFKTAVAEIKETKPSFATQGAILGVFPEVREKMVEAMEVNYEEKTSIDKIVEKVVIDSNRIIQRYNKINK is encoded by the coding sequence ATGAATTTAAAGAATTTAGTAGTACTTGGATTAACAATTTCAACAGTTATATTTGCAAAAGAAAAGGTTGTATTTTGGCACTCAATGAGTGGGCAGCTTCAAAATAGTTTAAATAAAATAGTTACAGATTATAATAATTCACAAAATAATATTGAAATAGAAGCAATTTATCAAGGATCTTACGAAGAAACAATATCTAAATTTAAAGCTATTTCAGGAACGAAAGAAGCACCTGCCTTAATTCAAATGAATGATATTTCAACAGCTTTTATGTATAAAAGCGGAGCTATAACTCCAATTGAGAAGTTTATAAAAGAAGATAATTTTAATGTAAATAATTTAGAGGATGCATTACTGAACTACTATAGAATTGGTGGTGAATTATATTCAATGCCATTTAACTCATCAACAGCGATATTGATTTATAATAAAGATGCCTTTAAAGAGGTAGGATTAGATCCAAATAGTCCACCTAGAAATTATTCTGAATATGCTGAATATTCTAAAAAGTTAACAAAGAAAAATAGTAATGGTTCAATTGAAAGATATGGTTCAGCTATGATTATGTATGGATGGTTTATAGAGCAATTTTTAGCTAATGATAATAAATTGTATGTAAATAAAGAAAATGGAAGAATGGGTGAAACTCCAACAGAAGTTACTTATGAAAAAGATCTACCTCAAATTTTAGAATGGTTAAGAGAAATGTATAAAGAGGATTCTGCAACATCTTATGGAAGAGAATGGGATTCTACTAGAACAGCTTTTGCATCAGGTAAAGTTGCAATGTATTTAGATTCTTCTGCTGGAATAAAGGGTATTATCAATAATTCAAATTTTGAAGTGGGAACAGGATTTATTCCAAATGCAAATGGAGAATTTAATGGAAGTGTTGTTGGAGGAGCGTCTCTTTGGATAACAAATTCCTCGGATAATGCTACACAAAAAGCTGCATGGGATTTTATAAAGTATGCAACATCTAAAGATGTCCAGACATATTGGTCAATTAATACAGGATACTATCCTGTTAATAGAGGATCTTATGAAACTTCAGAGATGAAAGAAAATATGGAAAAATATCCACAATTTAAAACAGCAGTTGCTGAAATTAAAGAAACAAAACCATCTTTTGCTACTCAAGGAGCTATTTTAGGTGTATTCCCAGAGGTAAGAGAGAAAATGGTTGAAGCAATGGAAGTTAATTATGAAGAAAAAACTTCGATTGATAAAATAGTTGAAAAAGTTGTAATTGATTCAAATAGAATAATTCAAAGATATAATAAAATAAATAAATAA
- a CDS encoding efflux RND transporter periplasmic adaptor subunit, with translation MKNKFLIFLLTLSVLACGKKESNNKNENIKPVVYEIVGSKENSVKRTYSGTIKSEALSNLSFRVSGTINKRIADLGDTVKKGEVLATLDNTEYVLNYEKALADLAKGQASFAETEANYKRSQILYLENSISKASYDSAIAQYKSAFSTVNALKEALNLSKLKLSYTQLKAPENGTIGQVKSEVNQIVSPETTIFILNSDGDRSVEFNVSQSIVGKLKQGQMVNITISSLNNKKIDGVITNIGTLSTGYGSTYPVKAKLNDANSSDIKVGMIANISLNTLEEDENIISLPLSSIITGPSNEKYVYVVTDIVNNIGISKKQKVEILNTPTSNGVIITSGLSHGDFVITKGSNQVLENQKVSLIKGEM, from the coding sequence TTGAAAAATAAATTTTTAATTTTTTTACTAACACTATCAGTTTTAGCTTGTGGTAAAAAAGAAAGTAATAATAAAAATGAAAATATAAAACCAGTTGTTTATGAAATTGTAGGTTCGAAAGAAAATTCGGTTAAAAGAACATATTCTGGAACTATTAAATCAGAAGCTCTATCAAATCTAAGTTTTAGAGTTTCTGGAACTATAAATAAAAGAATTGCTGATTTAGGAGATACTGTAAAAAAAGGTGAAGTTTTAGCAACATTAGATAATACTGAGTATGTGCTAAACTACGAAAAGGCTTTAGCAGATTTAGCCAAAGGACAAGCTTCTTTTGCAGAAACAGAAGCTAATTATAAAAGATCTCAGATTCTTTATTTAGAAAATAGTATTTCTAAAGCATCTTATGATAGCGCTATAGCTCAATATAAATCTGCTTTTTCTACTGTAAATGCCTTAAAAGAAGCTTTAAATTTATCTAAGTTAAAGCTTAGTTATACACAATTAAAAGCACCAGAAAATGGAACTATTGGACAAGTTAAAAGTGAAGTTAATCAAATTGTTAGTCCTGAGACTACTATTTTTATCTTAAATAGTGATGGTGATAGAAGTGTTGAATTTAATGTTTCACAATCTATCGTTGGGAAATTAAAACAAGGACAAATGGTTAATATTACTATATCATCTTTAAATAATAAAAAAATAGATGGCGTTATAACTAATATTGGAACTCTTTCAACTGGTTATGGAAGTACATACCCTGTTAAAGCTAAATTAAACGATGCTAATTCCTCAGATATAAAAGTTGGAATGATTGCTAATATATCTTTAAATACATTAGAAGAGGATGAAAATATAATCTCTCTTCCTTTAAGTTCTATCATTACAGGACCTAGTAACGAAAAATATGTTTATGTTGTTACAGATATTGTAAATAATATTGGTATTTCTAAAAAACAAAAAGTAGAAATTTTAAATACTCCAACATCAAATGGAGTTATTATAACATCTGGCTTAAGTCACGGGGACTTTGTAATAACAAAAGGAAGTAATCAAGTGTTAGAAAATCAAAAAGTTTCTTTAATAAAAGGTGAGATGTAA
- a CDS encoding HdeD family acid-resistance protein has product MNNLSKNIYLTLLVIGIIFSLIGVFGIFNPLVFSIYLIEILAIFFFMNGVKNLTKGIQLIKNPNVHWSLFILLSILEIIAALSLLITPFSSQIFIIIYIGFIMLLKGIFVVFNTLFHKNIFPGLASVSFSSGLIDILFGVLLMVVPFISQQFIFLCIAWYILFSGINLVMISFSIKRNI; this is encoded by the coding sequence ATGAATAATTTATCAAAAAATATTTACCTCACATTATTAGTAATTGGAATAATTTTTAGTTTAATTGGAGTGTTTGGTATTTTTAATCCACTAGTGTTTTCTATTTATTTAATTGAAATTTTAGCTATATTTTTCTTTATGAATGGAGTTAAAAATTTAACAAAAGGAATACAGTTAATTAAAAATCCAAATGTCCATTGGAGTTTATTTATACTTTTAAGTATTTTAGAAATTATAGCAGCACTATCACTTTTAATAACTCCATTTTCAAGCCAAATTTTTATAATAATTTATATTGGATTCATTATGTTATTAAAAGGAATATTTGTTGTATTTAATACTTTATTTCATAAAAATATTTTTCCAGGATTAGCTAGTGTAAGTTTTAGCAGTGGATTGATAGATATTTTATTTGGAGTTTTATTAATGGTAGTTCCATTTATATCACAACAGTTTATTTTTTTATGTATAGCTTGGTATATTTTATTTAGTGGTATAAATTTAGTTATGATAAGTTTTTCAATAAAAAGAAATATTTAA